The Gossypium hirsutum isolate 1008001.06 chromosome D06, Gossypium_hirsutum_v2.1, whole genome shotgun sequence genome contains the following window.
tcttcagtgaaGCGCATTTCCGGGATTTCAAGGTGAGCCTTGTTCGTAAGTAAAAGTATTTGAATCTCTGAAGTAATGATTTTGCTAGCTCTTTCCTTTTTGGTTTGATTTCTTAGAGAAATGGGAATTTCCCCTTCATTTAGATTACCAGTGGAGCTGAGCTGCTTAATCTCAATGATGCCGTTGCACAGTGCGGTTGCTTCGGCTCGCCTCAGATCATTTCTTGCTATAGAATCTCAGAGTTGGGGGTTGATTCCTCAAGGTCTCTCTATTTACTCAACTcatggattatttttatttttatttttggtattaaTGTTCATTGTTTTAACATTGTCACCACTGAAGCTTATTAATATAGTTTTTGATCTCAGAATTCTTGCTTTGTTATAGTTGAGAAAAGGATTGTTTGAAATAATTATGGTATGGGAGCATATATCATTATAATTGGtattatttcacaaaaattcaaccTTTTATTGTAAGAATCATTAATGAATTGTTGAAATATGTGTCGTGGTtgtttcatataaccatttgcGTTATGACCAGGGCGAACCCGACTGCCTCGGCCTCCCTTGTCTTCTACAAGCTCTTTTGATCAAAAGTATTTTCTTGCTCGAAAAATAATAActtgtttttttccaaaaacatcTTTAATTTTATCTTGACTCCCAACATAAAATTCTTATCTTGACGGTTTTAGATGTTCTCTCTATAAATGTTCCTCTATACAGCTTAGTTTTATAGCCTGCAATGTCCTCCAGCATTCACTGGTAAAGGCATGCATACTTTGGTGATACTTTATTTTGTCAAAGAAGCCTGCATTGTATTTGCTTAATAAAGCACGACAGTCTGTAGTGATGCTAAATTGATTGAATAATGTTAAAAACGAAATATCTCGTTCGTATTATTTCTTTCTGAATGTTTACAAGAACATATCATTTGTTCTGATTCATGTTGTTTTTTTGATGTTGCAGGTATCTCTATGCCTTTATAACAGCACCCGTGGTTAGTGTCTGGTAATTTTTCTTGCCAAAATGGAGTGTAATTTCATTACGAACTCGAATTCTGTAAGGGTTCATTCTTAATAATCTTCTTGTTGTTTGTTACGGATATGATGAATGCTGGAAGTGTTGATCGTTGAGAAATCAGTCAGACATGAATCGAACCAAGATATGTTTTATTTCTCcgaaaattagtttaaaatgCAATATTATTGTTAAGGTTTAAGTTCCTTGTTCCACTTCTGCATCTCTCGTGATTAGCATCAATGATCTTCGTTCTATGTCTTTAGATGGAAAGTTTGCAGTTTCGGGATGATAGTAATATCGTTATCGTCTCTATGGTCTCAATTTTTTCTGTTTTGATTAGTATTCTAAACATTTAATACCCTCTTTAACGATCAAAGAAGTAGAACTTAGTAACAAGCTGCCATTCGACTAATTGATAGCTGATAACATTAATCCTGTATTagtttttaagcatgttttagtATATGGCTTAGCAATAAACTAACTCAATTGGTAATATTGAGCCACTTCTATGACTTATTTTTAAcaaagagaagggaaaattttcgcatattttgattatttatttttttaattttaagtttaaatctatactaactattctttattttatatctaattattataatatatacataataaataaacTTTTCCTCATGTTATTTGGCATAAGATATATGTACTAAACATGACAAATTAATATTATGGATGTATTAAATGTGATAAGTTCATCCATTCATCCCTTATCTATTATATTGTATTCAT
Protein-coding sequences here:
- the LOC107901552 gene encoding protein NONRESPONDING TO OXYLIPINS 2, mitochondrial isoform X2 is translated as MAGSTILSRLSSSRLKALPVKLKSSKPVLPTISPLKSSSQSQFSSASSSSSVKRISGISRLPVELSCLISMMPLHSAVASARLRSFLAIESQSWGLIPQGISMPL
- the LOC107901552 gene encoding protein NONRESPONDING TO OXYLIPINS 2, mitochondrial isoform X1, translated to MAGSTILSRLSSSRLKALPVKLKSSKPVLPTISPLKSSSQSQFSSASSSSSVKRISGISREMGISPSFRLPVELSCLISMMPLHSAVASARLRSFLAIESQSWGLIPQGISMPL